From Woronichinia naegeliana WA131, the proteins below share one genomic window:
- a CDS encoding aminotransferase class I/II-fold pyridoxal phosphate-dependent enzyme — translation MYQQQQIPILQVLKQLVSQPDAAFYAPGHKRGQGISRILADFLGNRTFQADLPELPELDNLFAPRGVIQTAQSLAAEAWGADQTWFLVNGSTCGLIAAILATCGEGDKLLLPRNCHQSAIAGVIHAGVIPIFIEPAYDPVWDLAYSITPETLTCSLQRHPDAKAVLLLYPTYHGVGGNLAQLIKIAQAHHLPVIVDEAHAAHFHFHPDLPPSALSLGADLTIQSTHKLLGALSQASMLHCQGSRVKPERISQALQLVQSTSPNYLLLASLDVARYQMVTEGNILLSQTLELSYTVRDKLSKISGLRLLTHPVQALPGFQYLDPTRLTVDVSQWGLTGFEVDEILRQEFQVTAELPTLRQLTFIITFGNTVQDLEALWQAFTILGDRYSLLSNPLLTLPPLPHSPSLLSPRAAFFAETETVSQKAAIARISAELICPYPPGIPVLIPGEVITEEAINYLQQVMKLGGMISGCQDDSLEQFQVIVE, via the coding sequence ATGTATCAACAACAGCAAATTCCTATTCTTCAAGTTCTGAAACAATTAGTCAGCCAACCGGATGCGGCTTTTTACGCACCTGGTCATAAACGAGGTCAAGGGATCTCTAGGATATTAGCAGATTTTTTAGGAAACCGTACTTTTCAAGCAGATCTGCCGGAATTGCCGGAATTGGATAATCTGTTTGCACCGAGGGGCGTGATCCAAACGGCTCAATCTTTAGCGGCTGAGGCCTGGGGAGCGGATCAAACCTGGTTTTTAGTGAATGGTTCCACTTGCGGATTAATTGCCGCTATTTTAGCGACCTGTGGAGAAGGGGATAAGTTATTGTTGCCTCGAAATTGCCACCAATCGGCGATCGCGGGAGTAATTCATGCCGGAGTGATTCCCATTTTTATAGAGCCAGCCTACGATCCAGTTTGGGATTTGGCCTATAGCATTACCCCAGAGACATTAACTTGTAGCTTACAACGTCATCCTGATGCTAAAGCAGTGCTTTTACTGTATCCCACCTATCACGGGGTGGGGGGGAATTTAGCCCAGTTAATTAAGATTGCCCAGGCTCATCATCTGCCCGTCATTGTAGATGAAGCCCACGCTGCCCATTTTCATTTTCATCCCGATTTACCCCCTTCGGCCTTGAGTTTGGGAGCCGATCTGACTATTCAATCAACCCATAAATTGTTAGGGGCTTTGAGTCAAGCTTCAATGCTCCATTGTCAAGGTTCAAGAGTTAAACCGGAACGCATCAGCCAAGCATTGCAATTAGTGCAATCCACTAGCCCAAACTATTTACTATTAGCTTCTTTGGATGTGGCCCGTTATCAAATGGTGACGGAAGGGAATATTTTGTTAAGCCAAACCCTCGAATTATCCTACACCGTTCGAGACAAGTTGAGCAAAATTTCTGGTCTAAGGTTATTAACTCATCCTGTTCAAGCTTTGCCTGGTTTTCAGTATTTAGATCCGACTCGTTTAACCGTCGATGTGAGTCAATGGGGGCTAACGGGTTTTGAAGTAGATGAGATCCTACGTCAAGAATTTCAGGTGACAGCAGAGTTACCCACCCTTAGACAGTTAACTTTTATCATTACTTTTGGTAATACAGTTCAGGATCTAGAGGCTTTATGGCAAGCCTTTACCATTTTAGGTGATCGCTATTCTCTCCTCTCCAATCCTTTGTTAACGTTGCCACCCTTACCCCATTCGCCTAGTTTGTTATCTCCCCGTGCTGCCTTTTTTGCTGAGACAGAAACCGTGAGTCAAAAAGCGGCGATCGCTCGCATCAGTGCCGAGTTAATTTGTCCCTATCCGCCAGGGATTCCAGTCTTAATTCCAGGGGAAGTGATTACAGAAGAGGCTATTAATTATTTACAGCAGGTGATGAAACTGGGGGGCATGATTAGTGGTTGTCAGGATGATAGTTTGGAACAATTTCAGGTGATTGTTGAGTAG
- a CDS encoding response regulator transcription factor, producing MDDDPAIRHLVSRFLSFNQYKVEVAEDAKTARVLFERFQPDLVILDVNLPDDSGFNLCREMRKPQTIILMLTCLSGTDYVLEGFEQGADEYLTKPFNLEILKAKIGALFKRQVPLENPPSTLQKGLTFGRMVIDNERCEVTVAGQLIPLTLLEFELLYFLATHPEKVWGRAELISAVWGTTDDVKAERKVDVHIGQIRRKIGDPEGDCIKTIRSKGYVFELPSYLSEPKGSSH from the coding sequence GTGGACGATGACCCAGCCATTCGTCACCTGGTATCACGTTTTTTAAGTTTTAATCAATATAAGGTTGAAGTTGCAGAGGATGCGAAGACAGCAAGAGTTCTATTTGAACGTTTTCAGCCAGACCTAGTAATTTTAGATGTTAATCTACCTGATGATAGCGGCTTTAATCTTTGTCGGGAGATGCGGAAACCTCAGACTATAATTTTAATGCTGACTTGTCTTTCTGGTACTGATTATGTTCTGGAGGGATTTGAGCAGGGGGCTGATGAATACCTAACCAAGCCCTTTAATTTAGAAATTCTCAAAGCTAAAATTGGTGCATTATTTAAACGTCAAGTTCCCCTAGAAAACCCGCCGTCAACGCTTCAAAAAGGGCTAACCTTTGGACGGATGGTCATTGATAATGAACGCTGTGAGGTGACAGTGGCTGGACAATTAATTCCTCTGACTCTATTGGAATTTGAATTGTTGTATTTTTTAGCAACGCATCCTGAAAAAGTGTGGGGCCGAGCCGAGCTAATTTCGGCCGTTTGGGGAACTACTGATGATGTGAAAGCCGAGCGGAAAGTGGATGTTCACATTGGTCAGATTCGCCGCAAAATTGGGGATCCTGAAGGAGATTGTATTAAAACCATTCGCAGTAAAGGTTACGTTTTTGAATTACCCAGTTACCTTTCGGAGCCAAAGGGATCGAGCCATTGA
- a CDS encoding barstar family protein — protein MTTNSLLALLQRQCPPRLYRIDIAIALEESLTLCEQMRWQGFVVDGKNADNKENFLKAWADGLDFPHYFGYNWDAFEDCLLDLGWCDRKPRLVIYTNPENLANHDPKTWKTAQEILEVAIKYWQSRLTPLSILLVTQDISFQAIPLLAS, from the coding sequence ATGACGACAAACTCTCTACTGGCACTCTTGCAACGCCAATGTCCGCCTAGACTTTATCGGATTGATATCGCGATCGCCCTTGAAGAAAGCTTAACCCTTTGTGAACAAATGAGATGGCAGGGCTTTGTTGTTGATGGCAAAAATGCAGACAATAAAGAAAATTTTCTCAAAGCTTGGGCGGACGGCCTAGATTTTCCTCATTACTTTGGTTATAACTGGGATGCCTTTGAAGATTGTTTATTAGACTTGGGATGGTGCGATCGCAAACCACGACTGGTAATTTATACTAACCCTGAAAACTTAGCCAATCATGATCCTAAAACTTGGAAAACGGCTCAAGAAATTCTCGAAGTTGCCATTAAGTATTGGCAGTCAAGATTAACCCCATTGAGTATTTTATTGGTTACCCAGGATATCAGCTTTCAAGCTATCCCTCTATTGGCATCCTAA